The genomic segment TTATTGCTTTAAACTTTGGATTTTTGTTGTCGGTGACTCATTTGTTTTAGAGATGTTATTGTTTTAATAAGGTTTTGAGTGTCTATTTTATGCATATTGATGAATATTCTACAGAAATTTGCAGCTAAGTAAATTTATTGCTAATTTTTTCGATGAATATTCTCTTCCCTATTTATGGTTGAAGCTCCTCTTCATGTTTCAAATGTTCAAGTTATTGATCTAGTCACAGGGTATGTGACTGCCTTCAATTCTGTTTGAAGAACCCTTCAGTTTTCACTCTTCCATGTTTGTAAGTGGAGATTAGTGTTTTCTTTGCAGGAAGCCTTGTAAAGTTGGGATTAAGTATCTTGAAGATGGAACAAAAGTAAGAGGATCCAGAGGCCTGGGTGCATCAGGATCCATTATTCCTCTTCCTGAGATATTGAAAATAAGGACTACGCCAAGGCCTATAGTTGGTACTTACTCTAATATTTTAcgctcttctttttctttttccctgTAGTAAAATATGACTCTCCTCTTGATATTTTCCGTTTCACGAGGTATTTGAGCATGGATTCACTGCCTCAATTTTGTAATTGCTAAGATGTTGCATACTAAGGATATGATAGACTCAGGGCTGATATGGTTATCACTTTTCACATAACCTTAGATTCCGAGCAAGTTAGCCAAAGTATTTGCTGACTATATATACGCATATATAATAAGTATCAAACTATTGTATCCTGTAATCAAAAGCTGAATTAAAGATGTCTAGATTGCTCCACGTGACCTTGTAGTAATTTATCATTCCAATTGACTTTGCCAGATTGTGACTCCAAGTTTGTTTCTGAGACCCCCAATTCATATCCTGTTGTTGACGATTTCTTTAACTTGTTTTTCAGCTAGTCCAAAGGATACTCCAATGGATGTTGTGATGGAGAACACTTATGATGTAAAAATAGGGCGAGGCATGCCTGAACTTTGAAAGACCTATATTCTTATATAGTTTTGTCATGGAATGGAACCAGGGTAAAGATATTGCAGAAAAGTGGCTATCTC from the Humulus lupulus chromosome X, drHumLupu1.1, whole genome shotgun sequence genome contains:
- the LOC133806993 gene encoding uncharacterized protein LOC133806993; this encodes MVEAPLHVSNVQVIDLVTGKPCKVGIKYLEDGTKVRGSRGLGASGSIIPLPEILKIRTTPRPIVASPKDTPMDVVMENTYDVKIGRGMPEL